The Geobacter sp. AOG2 genome includes a window with the following:
- the typA gene encoding translational GTPase TypA: protein MQERIRNIAIIAHVDHGKTTLVDAMLRHSGVFRENEAITERVMDSNDLEKERGITILAKNLSIHHGRYKINIVDTPGHADFGGEVERVLKMVDSVLLLVDALDGPMPQTRFVLKKSLDLGLKPIVVINKIDRPGSRPDEVLNMVFDLFCELNASDDQLDFPVVYTSAKLGFAKLDVSVESSSMEPLFAVIESNVRPPQGDAKAPFQMLVANIDYNDYIGRIATGRIFNGSVASGETVAMIKQNGTIQRGRITKLFGYEGLKQVEISEAGTGDIVTVAGFDEISIGETLASAETPVAVPYVSIDEPTLAMNFMVNASPFAGREGKWVTSRNIRERLTKELRTNVSLRVDDTDSPDTLKVSGRGELHLSILIENMRREGFELAVSKPEVIIREKDGQKMEPMEYLVVDVASEFQGAIIEKMGPRKGEMAAMSPMGEMVRLEFIIPARGLIGLRGEVLTDTRGTAVMTHTFHEYAPYKGDIPGRKNGVLIAMEHGETTAYSLDALQPRGTLFIGAGVEVYGGMIIGQHAKDNDLDVNPCKGKKLTNVRASGSDDAIKLTPPRLLTLEQALEFIDDDELVEITPLSIRLRKKELDPTKRKRASKN from the coding sequence ATGCAGGAACGTATCAGAAACATCGCTATCATCGCACACGTCGACCATGGCAAGACCACGCTGGTTGATGCCATGCTGCGCCACTCCGGCGTTTTCCGGGAAAACGAGGCCATCACCGAGCGCGTCATGGACTCAAATGACCTGGAGAAGGAGCGTGGCATAACTATCCTGGCCAAAAACCTCTCCATCCATCATGGCCGCTATAAGATCAATATTGTGGACACCCCGGGACACGCCGACTTTGGCGGCGAGGTGGAGCGGGTTCTCAAGATGGTCGACTCGGTGCTCCTTTTGGTTGACGCCTTGGACGGCCCCATGCCCCAGACCCGTTTCGTGCTCAAGAAATCCCTTGACCTGGGCCTGAAGCCGATCGTAGTCATCAACAAGATCGACCGTCCGGGCAGCCGGCCGGATGAGGTGCTGAACATGGTCTTCGACCTGTTCTGCGAACTGAACGCCAGCGACGATCAACTGGATTTCCCGGTGGTCTACACCAGTGCCAAGCTCGGCTTCGCCAAGCTGGACGTCAGTGTCGAATCCAGCAGCATGGAGCCGCTCTTCGCCGTGATCGAGAGCAATGTCCGCCCCCCTCAGGGAGACGCCAAGGCCCCCTTTCAGATGCTGGTGGCCAACATTGACTACAATGACTACATCGGCCGCATCGCCACGGGCCGCATCTTCAACGGCAGCGTCGCCTCCGGTGAAACAGTGGCCATGATCAAGCAGAACGGCACGATCCAGCGGGGTCGCATCACCAAGTTGTTTGGCTACGAAGGCCTGAAACAGGTGGAGATCAGCGAGGCGGGCACCGGCGATATCGTGACCGTGGCCGGTTTTGACGAGATCAGCATCGGTGAAACCCTGGCCTCGGCCGAGACCCCCGTCGCCGTGCCCTACGTTTCCATTGACGAACCGACCCTGGCCATGAACTTCATGGTTAACGCCTCGCCTTTTGCCGGCAGAGAAGGGAAATGGGTTACCTCGCGCAACATCCGGGAGCGCCTCACCAAGGAGTTACGCACCAACGTATCACTGCGGGTCGATGATACCGACTCTCCAGACACCCTGAAGGTTTCAGGTCGCGGCGAACTGCATCTGTCGATCCTGATCGAAAACATGCGCCGCGAAGGCTTTGAACTGGCCGTATCGAAACCGGAGGTAATCATCCGCGAGAAGGACGGCCAAAAGATGGAGCCGATGGAATACCTGGTGGTGGATGTTGCCTCCGAGTTCCAAGGCGCCATCATCGAGAAGATGGGCCCGCGCAAGGGAGAGATGGCAGCCATGAGCCCCATGGGCGAGATGGTACGCCTGGAGTTCATCATTCCGGCCCGCGGCCTGATCGGCCTGCGGGGTGAGGTGCTGACCGACACCCGCGGTACGGCGGTCATGACCCACACCTTCCACGAATACGCACCCTACAAGGGGGACATCCCCGGCCGTAAGAACGGCGTGCTGATTGCCATGGAACACGGCGAGACTACCGCCTATTCGCTGGACGCCCTCCAACCTCGTGGGACCCTCTTCATCGGAGCCGGGGTCGAGGTTTACGGTGGTATGATTATCGGCCAGCACGCCAAGGACAACGACCTGGACGTCAATCCCTGCAAGGGCAAAAAGCTGACCAACGTGCGCGCCTCCGGTTCGGACGACGCCATAAAACTGACGCCGCCGCGCCTCCTGACCCTGGAGCAGGCACTGGAATTCATCGACGATGATGAGTTGGTGGAGATCACCCCCCTCTCGATTCGCCTGCGCAAAAAAGAGCTAGACCCCACCAAGCGCAAGCGGGCCTCAAAAAACTAA
- a CDS encoding CoA-binding protein, with product MTVQQQIDQFLSSPAFGVIGASKNRSKYGNKILRCYQQHGYKAIPVNPNETEIEGVASVSAINDLPPEVKSISMITPPAVTAQLVPLALEKGIENIWMQPGAEHPEAVALCRQRNINVIADGSCLLVVVGYHDH from the coding sequence ATGACGGTTCAGCAGCAGATAGACCAATTTCTTTCCTCTCCGGCCTTCGGAGTCATCGGGGCATCGAAAAACCGTTCCAAATACGGCAATAAGATATTGCGTTGCTACCAGCAGCACGGTTACAAAGCCATACCGGTCAATCCCAATGAAACGGAGATTGAGGGGGTTGCCAGCGTTTCCGCCATCAACGACCTTCCCCCGGAGGTCAAGAGTATCTCCATGATCACTCCCCCTGCGGTGACCGCGCAACTCGTGCCGCTGGCGCTCGAAAAGGGCATCGAGAACATTTGGATGCAGCCGGGAGCGGAACACCCCGAGGCGGTGGCTCTCTGCCGACAGCGCAATATCAATGTCATTGCCGACGGGAGTTGCCTGCTGGTCGTGGTGGGGTATCACGACCACTAG